In one Lachnospiraceae bacterium GAM79 genomic region, the following are encoded:
- a CDS encoding Maf family protein: MVTQIPIILASNSPRRKELLERAGYTFTVMPSDCDEATDIRFPKDMVMELAGRKAENVYKKVCADHAGTEAETQPFIVIGSDTVVALNGRILGKPVDYDDAYNTLNSLSGQTHNVYTGVSIMYYDGEKCRTKTFYENTEVTFYPMTHEEITGYLATGDPFDKAGSYGIQTQGGLFVKGIKGSYDNVVGLPLSRLYHELNEMLYGQ; the protein is encoded by the coding sequence ATGGTTACACAGATTCCGATCATACTTGCATCGAATTCACCGAGAAGAAAAGAGCTGCTTGAAAGAGCCGGTTATACATTTACGGTTATGCCAAGTGACTGCGATGAAGCTACCGATATCCGTTTTCCAAAGGATATGGTGATGGAACTTGCCGGAAGAAAGGCAGAAAATGTATATAAAAAGGTATGTGCAGACCATGCCGGTACGGAGGCGGAGACACAGCCGTTTATCGTGATCGGTTCCGATACGGTCGTCGCATTAAATGGCAGGATCCTTGGAAAACCGGTTGATTATGACGATGCATATAATACGTTGAATAGTTTGTCAGGACAGACACATAATGTATATACAGGTGTTTCTATTATGTATTATGACGGAGAGAAATGCCGGACAAAGACATTTTACGAAAATACAGAGGTTACATTTTATCCGATGACGCATGAGGAGATCACCGGATATCTTGCGACGGGAGATCCGTTTGACAAAGCAGGAAGCTATGGGATACAGACACAGGGTGGTCTGTTTGTGAAAGGGATCAAGGGCAGTTATGATAATGTTGTCGGACTTCCGCTTTCCCGGTTGTACCATGAGTTAAATGAGATGTTATATGGGCAGTAA
- a CDS encoding nicotinate phosphoribosyltransferase: MDEKRNFTLLTDFYELTMMQGYFREKADDIVVFDAFYRKNPSGSGYAIACGLEQVIDYIKNLSFSYEDVDYLRSLNMFDEEFLNYLAGFHFTGDIYAIPEGSVVFPYEPLVKVVAPIMEAQLVETALLNIVNHQSLIATKASRVCYAAKGDGIMEFGLRRAQGPDAGTFGARAAVIGGCVGTSNVICGKQFGVPVLGTHAHSWIMSFPDEYTAFKRYAELYPDACTLLVDTYDTLKSGVPNAIRVFDEMKAEGKMPTRYGIRLDSGDLAYLSKKARKMLDAAGYPDAVIAASSDLDEYLINSLKNQGAAITSWGVGTNLITSADNPSFGGVYKLAAIKKPEDEEFTAKIKISENPAKITNPGNKTVFRLYNKETGKIKADLIALSDETYNEAEDLEIFDQMATWKRSTLPGGSYEIREMLVPVFLKGQCVYQNPSTMEIREYCRKELNTLWDETRRLVNPQEVFVDLSKPLYDLKQKLLNSRH; encoded by the coding sequence ATGGACGAAAAAAGAAATTTTACCTTATTAACAGACTTCTATGAATTGACGATGATGCAGGGATATTTCCGTGAGAAAGCAGATGACATCGTTGTATTTGATGCATTCTACAGAAAAAATCCATCCGGAAGCGGCTATGCGATCGCTTGTGGTTTGGAACAGGTGATCGACTATATCAAGAATCTGTCCTTTTCCTATGAAGACGTTGATTACTTAAGAAGTCTGAATATGTTTGATGAAGAATTTCTGAATTACCTTGCAGGATTTCATTTCACAGGTGATATCTATGCGATCCCGGAAGGTTCTGTAGTATTTCCGTATGAGCCACTTGTGAAGGTGGTTGCACCGATCATGGAAGCGCAGTTGGTTGAGACTGCATTATTAAATATCGTGAACCATCAGAGTCTGATCGCTACAAAGGCATCCAGAGTCTGCTATGCAGCAAAAGGGGATGGTATCATGGAATTCGGACTTCGCCGTGCGCAGGGACCGGATGCCGGAACCTTCGGTGCGAGGGCGGCAGTTATCGGTGGCTGTGTCGGAACCTCAAATGTAATCTGCGGTAAGCAGTTCGGCGTGCCTGTGCTTGGGACACATGCACATAGCTGGATCATGAGCTTTCCGGATGAATATACAGCATTTAAGAGATATGCGGAATTATATCCGGATGCATGTACATTGTTGGTTGACACATATGACACATTGAAATCCGGTGTGCCAAATGCGATCCGGGTATTTGATGAGATGAAGGCAGAGGGAAAGATGCCGACCAGATATGGAATCCGTCTGGATTCCGGTGACCTTGCATATCTGTCTAAGAAAGCCAGAAAAATGTTGGATGCAGCGGGATATCCGGATGCAGTCATTGCAGCATCCTCTGATCTGGATGAATATCTGATCAACAGTTTGAAGAATCAGGGTGCAGCGATCACGTCATGGGGCGTTGGAACCAACCTGATCACGTCGGCAGATAATCCATCTTTTGGCGGTGTTTATAAGCTTGCGGCGATCAAGAAGCCGGAGGATGAAGAATTCACAGCCAAGATCAAGATATCAGAGAATCCGGCGAAGATCACAAATCCCGGAAATAAGACGGTGTTCCGTCTGTATAATAAAGAGACCGGAAAGATCAAGGCGGATCTGATCGCACTTTCCGATGAGACATATAATGAAGCGGAAGATCTGGAGATATTTGACCAGATGGCTACATGGAAGCGTTCGACACTTCCGGGTGGTTCTTATGAGATCCGTGAGATGCTTGTCCCGGTATTCTTAAAGGGACAGTGCGTATATCAGAATCCATCCACGATGGAGATCCGGGAGTATTGCCGGAAAGAACTGAACACACTCTGGGATGAGACCAGACGACTGGTAAATCCGCAGGAAGTATTTGTCGATCTGTCAAAGCCGTTATATGACCTGAAACAGAAGCTGCTAAACAGTAGACATTGA
- a CDS encoding metal-sensitive transcriptional regulator — protein MLTLKAKDSESSENEPIIETDIFQSDADPSDSPYSQEYFDLMDMIDNTGKQIEYYKMVYTAEIDGLAKRRHSLKTHFLYNVVFLICLIIFDSLFSNIMLSGGGVVMQTYEGWIAVGALILGTIYMICRVIRAYIIYQINVRAGFMTDYLQKHDIHTMIEEEAYCRKILQQMLGYETTLAHITKAVPKTTTEINAAMSEISAMNFDIKDFHYNAGRTIK, from the coding sequence ATGCTTACTTTAAAGGCAAAAGATTCGGAGTCATCCGAAAATGAACCAATAATAGAAACTGACATTTTTCAATCAGATGCAGACCCATCTGATTCGCCGTATTCACAGGAATATTTTGATCTGATGGATATGATCGATAATACAGGCAAGCAGATCGAATATTATAAAATGGTATATACTGCTGAGATCGATGGTCTGGCAAAAAGGCGGCACAGCCTGAAAACACATTTTCTTTATAATGTCGTATTTCTGATCTGCCTGATAATATTTGACTCTCTTTTTTCTAATATTATGTTAAGTGGTGGCGGAGTTGTCATGCAGACGTATGAAGGCTGGATCGCCGTAGGTGCATTAATTCTCGGCACGATCTATATGATCTGCCGTGTGATCCGAGCCTATATCATCTATCAGATCAATGTCCGTGCCGGCTTCATGACTGATTATCTGCAAAAGCATGACATCCACACCATGATTGAAGAAGAAGCTTATTGCAGGAAGATCCTTCAACAGATGCTTGGCTACGAGACGACTCTGGCTCATATTACAAAAGCTGTCCCTAAAACAACAACAGAGATCAACGCTGCTATGAGCGAGATCTCTGCTATGAATTTTGATATTAAAGATTTTCATTATAACGCCGGTCGGACGATAAAATAA
- a CDS encoding DegV family protein, whose amino-acid sequence MSKIRIITDSASDISTAEEQKYNILILPFPVTVGDKSYMSRVDFDNAGFYKIMEENPNELPKTAQITAFQFDELYKEQFDAGYTEIIFVSINKKGSATHDNAVMAKNEFFEEHPEYAGKGTIRIFDGVGYSGQYGYPVVQAAKMAEEGKTVDEITAYLSDILPKRRIYFGIYGLKYAAKSGRIPSAAALVGDALGVKPIMKIWANEIVTAFKCRGEKKLLAKMADVSAAEMLPGSPYQIVYGCDDVCRDELAAKMTEKVGYAPDDFFQIGAAVASNAGPKVAGVIFMVKDEA is encoded by the coding sequence ATGAGCAAGATCAGGATCATAACAGATTCAGCCAGTGATATTTCAACTGCTGAGGAACAGAAATATAATATATTAATCCTTCCGTTTCCGGTAACGGTCGGTGACAAATCTTATATGAGCAGAGTCGATTTTGACAATGCCGGTTTTTATAAGATAATGGAGGAAAATCCAAACGAACTGCCAAAGACGGCGCAGATCACAGCATTCCAGTTCGACGAGCTGTATAAGGAGCAGTTTGATGCAGGATATACAGAAATTATATTTGTCAGCATCAATAAAAAAGGTTCTGCTACCCATGATAATGCAGTCATGGCAAAGAATGAATTCTTTGAGGAGCATCCGGAGTATGCAGGAAAAGGAACGATCCGGATCTTTGATGGTGTTGGATACAGCGGTCAGTATGGATATCCGGTTGTGCAGGCAGCAAAGATGGCAGAAGAAGGAAAAACAGTGGATGAGATCACTGCTTATCTGTCAGACATTCTTCCGAAACGACGGATCTACTTCGGTATTTATGGATTGAAATATGCAGCAAAATCAGGACGTATTCCGAGTGCCGCAGCACTGGTCGGTGATGCACTTGGCGTAAAACCGATCATGAAGATATGGGCAAATGAGATCGTTACAGCATTCAAATGCCGCGGCGAGAAGAAATTACTGGCAAAGATGGCAGATGTCTCAGCAGCAGAGATGCTTCCGGGTTCGCCATATCAGATCGTATATGGATGCGATGATGTATGCAGGGATGAACTGGCTGCCAAGATGACAGAAAAGGTTGGTTATGCGCCGGACGATTTCTTCCAGATCGGAGCAGCGGTTGCTTCCAATGCAGGACCAAAGGTAGCCGGAGTTATTTTTATGGTAAAAGACGAAGCATAA